One Ostrea edulis chromosome 2, xbOstEdul1.1, whole genome shotgun sequence genomic region harbors:
- the LOC130052367 gene encoding heat shock 70 kDa protein 12A-like encodes MTGKKMKAMEIFSISIKHLKNSMMDIMQQKIAFKILEKDIDYVLTVPAIWGDASKMFMREAAVNAGIPGDQLNIALESEAASIYCQYMYLEQEYDKVHDSTFQKQVKEKSKYMVVDLGGGTADITVHKQADDGSLEALLPATGGPIGGTSVDDEYANFLETIGGKRVLNKFKELCLEDHLSIFRDFETAKRAYNGTKVRIKIPANFDSLIKEDKTRGSISKALRDSQYKDQVTYKNYKLALEPSVFEDVFKKAVDGISNLIENILAMQSFNDVKTIIMVGGFSECNVIQNAIKAKFSSYRIITPPEAGLAVVKGAVYFGHVPTAISRRVS; translated from the exons ATGACTGGGAAAAAGATGAAGGCTATGGAAATATTTTCTATATCTATTAAACATTTGAAGAATTCTATGATGGACATAATGCAACAGAAAATTGCCTTTAAAATCTTAGAAAAAGACATCGACTATGTATTGACAGTGCCAGCAATTTGGGGAGATGCATCGAAAATGTTCATGCGAGAAGCTGCAGTTAAT GCTGGAATACCAGGTGACCAATTAAACATCGCTTTAGAATCAGAGGCAGCCTCCATTTACTGTCAGTATATGTATCTGGAGCAAGAATATGACAAAGTTCACGATAGTACATTCCAGAAGCAGGTGAAAGAAAAATCCAAATACATGGTTGTAGACCTTGGAG GTGGTACTGCTGACATCACCGTTCACAAACAAGCAGACGATGGATCATTAGAGGCGTTGCTTCCTGCCACTGGAGGACCAATAGGAGGAACGTCTGTAGATGACGAGTATGCAAATTTCTTGGAAACAATCGGAGGAAAAAGAGTGTTAAACAAGTTTAAAGAACTTTGTCTGGAAGATCATTTAAGTATATTCAGAGACTTTGAAACAGCAAAACGTGCGTACAATGGAACAAAAGTTAGAATTAAAATCCCAGCCAATTTTGATAGCCTTATTAAAGAAGATAAAACTAGGGGAAGTATAAGCAAGGCGCTTCGAGATTCACAATACAAAGACCAAGTTACCTATAAGAATTATAAACTTGCCTTGGAACCTTCAGTATTTGAAGATGTGTTCAAGAAAGCCGTAGATGGAATTTCAAACCTTATCGAAAATATTTTAGCTATGCAATCTTTTAACGATGTGAAGACCATCATCATGGTTGGAGGCTTTTCAGAGTGTAACGTTATTCAAAATGCAATCAAGGCAAAATTTTCATCATATCGAATCATTACACCTCCCGAGGCTGGGCTTGCTGTTGTTAAAGGTGCCGTCTATTTTGGACATGTGCCAACTGCCATATCAAGGCGTGTCTCGTGA